In the Oncorhynchus gorbuscha isolate QuinsamMale2020 ecotype Even-year linkage group LG05, OgorEven_v1.0, whole genome shotgun sequence genome, one interval contains:
- the LOC124036467 gene encoding microprocessor complex subunit DGCR8-like, which translates to MEMDDILPPLPLEPPDDLNSEGLNGKAQPPTPPLQTSSDAEEMDVSSGGDGHTHTPAGGQVLQTKGSITFINNLSDEAEPGTSCPRTARHAPPVTKFLPDLKLLRDIKISVSVVDTSRSKDRKVLYTGIGQEGGGEGETSSESLNGEFYDADTEPGAVDGSSGPGAVSAGRRGEEGEADLENKVEFAVLDELEDFSQDFLDTEDVQQGGFRSEVIVQQDHADEENLNISYEEDFDNDVDALLEEGMPVPKKMRLAEGAVEYAGDSDHASDRDVEGGVQPMMTKIKTVLKSRGRPPTEPLPDGWIMTFHNSGIPVYLHRETRVVTWSRPYFLGSGSIRKHDPPTSSIPCLHYRKIKDREEREQNGEVTPNAEVSPVKPGEEADSVERPDEPDSTAQEDPTTVGLGEGQVEVEIETGLVTEGTIKGCPVLLGKMPHSCEVAQGALGQVRAKVEVCKDESIEIEEFRSYLEKCFDFEQVTVKKFRTWAERRQFNRDIKRKQAESERPILPANQKLITLSVSDTPTKKEFVINPNGKSEVCILHEYMQRVLKVRPVYNFFECENPSEPFGASVIIEGVTYGTGTASSKKLAKNKAARATLEILIPDFVKQTSEEKLVEGDELEYFNHISIEDSRVYELTNKAGLLSPYQILHECLKRNHGMGDTSIKFEVIPGKNQKSEYVMTCGKHTVRGWCKNKRVGKQLASQKILQMLHPHVKNWGSLLRMYGRESNKMVKKENSDKSVIELQQYAKKNRPNLHILNKLQEEMRKLAKEREETRKKPKMTIMESAQPGSQPLCTVDV; encoded by the exons ATGGAGATGGATGACATATTACCCCCCTTACCGTTGGAGCCACCTGATGATTTGAACTCGGAGGGCCTTAATGGTAAAGCGCAGCCTCCAACACCCCCCCTGCAAACGTCCAGTGACGCAGAGGAAATGGACGTTAGCTCTGGTggtgatggacacacacacaccccagcaggGGGCCAGGTCCTCCAGACCAAGGGCTCCATAACCTTCATTAATAACCTGTCAGATGAGGCTGAACCCGGCACCTCGTGCCCTAGAACAGCCCGCCACGCACCCCCTGTCACCAAGTTTCTGCCAGACCTCAAATTACTCAGAGACATTAAGATCAGTGTCAGTGTCGTAGATACCAGTAGGAGCAAAGATAGGAAGGTGCTGTACACAGGGATAGGTCAGGAGGGTGGTGGGGAAGGGGAGACCAGCTCAGAGAGCCTTAATGGTGAGTTTTATGATGCTGATACAGAGCCAGGGGCTGTGGACGGTAGCTCAGGGCCTGGGGCGGTCagtgcagggaggagaggggaggagggagaggcagaccTGGAGAACAAAGTGGAGTTTGCGGTCCTAGATGAGCTGGAGGACTTCAGTCAGGACTTCCTGGACACGGAGGATGTGCAGCAGGGGGGGttcaggtcagaggtcatagTTCAACAGGATCATGCTGATGAAGAGAACCTAAATATCTCATATGAG GAGGACTTTGACAATGATGTAGACGCTCTGCTGGAGGAGGGCATGCCCGTGCCCAAAAAGATGCGCCTGGCAGAGGGGGCTGTTGAGTATGCAGGAGACAGTGATCACGCATCCGacagggatgtggagggaggtgTTCAGCCCATGATGACCAAAATTAAGACAGTCCTGAAGA gTCGTGGGCGTCCACCCACTGAGCCACTACCTGACGGATGGATCATGACATTCCATAACTCTGGCATTCCAGTCTACCTGcacagagagaccagagtggtgACCTGGTCCAGACCTTACTTTCTGGGGTCCGGGAGCATCAGG AAACATGACCCTCCCACCAGTAGCATCCCTTGCCTGCACTATAGGAAGATTAAGGATCgcgaggagagggaacagaacgGAGAGGTGACGCCCAACGCTGAAGTGTCTCCGGTGAAGCCTGGGGAGGAGGCAGACTCCGTGGAGAGACCAGACGAGCCTGACTCCACTGCCCAGGAGGACCCTACCACTGTGGGCCTGGGGGAGGGACAGGTGGAGGTGGAGATAGAGACAGGCCTGGTCACAGAGGGGACCATAAAGGGGTGCCCTGTCCTGCTTGGCAAGATGCCCCACTCCTGTGAGGTGGCCCAGGGGGCTCTCGGACAGGTCAGGGCCAAGGTGGAGGTGTGCAAAGATGAATCTATAG AAATTGAGGAGTTCCGCAGCTACCTGGAGAAGTGCTTTGACTTTGAACAAGTGACCGTGAAGAAGTTCCGTACTTGGGCAGAGCGCAGGCAGTTCAACAGGGACATCAAGAGGAAACAGGCTGAGTCAGAGAGACCCATTCTGCCTGCCAACCAGAAACTCATCACTCTGTCTGTATCAGATACCCCCACCAAGAAAG AGTTTGTCATTAACCCAAATGGGAAATCTGAAGTTTGCATCCTACATGAATATATGCAACGTGTCTTAAAGGTCCGACCTGTTTACAACTTTTTTGAATGTG AGAACCCAAGTGAACCCTTTGGAGCCTCCGTCATAATAGAGGGAGTGACATATGGCACAGGAACTGCAAGCAGTAAAAAACTTGCCAAGAATAAAGCTG CTCGAGCCACACTGGAGATTCTCATCCCTGACTTTGTGAAGCAGACGTCTGAGGAGAAGCTTGTAGAAGGGGACGAACTGGAG TATTTTAATCATATCAGTATTGAAGATTCAAGGGTGTATGAACTGACCAATAAAGCAGGATTACTCTCGCCATATCAGATTCTACACGAGTGCCTTAAGAG AAACCATGGAATGGGTGACACCAGCATCAAGTTTGAGGTGATCCCAGGAAAGAACCAGAAGAGTGAATATGTGATGACGTGTGGAAAGCATACCGTGCGCGGATGGT GCAAGAATAAACGTGTGGGGAAGCAGCTGGCGTCTCAGAAGATCCTACAGATGCTGCACCCTCACGTGAAGAACTGGGGGTCACTGCTCCGCATGTACGGCAGAGAGAGCAATAAGATGGTAAAAAAG GAAAATTCAGACAAGAGTGTGATTGAACTTCAGCAGTATGCCAAAAAGAACAGGCCAAATCTTCACATCCTGAACAAACTGCAAGAGGAGATGAGGAAACTGGCTAAGGAGAGG